One Branchiostoma lanceolatum isolate klBraLanc5 chromosome 18, klBraLanc5.hap2, whole genome shotgun sequence DNA window includes the following coding sequences:
- the LOC136424400 gene encoding alpha-tocopherol transfer protein-like, producing MADIKTPQEKYVCTLSPALQKKAETELNEKSAWRDRDIQALRDMISARPDLNARTDDGFLLRFLRARKFDYDRAFKLLENYYQVRANTPEIFEKFLPSAITHVLDKSIVTALPGRDKEGRKLLIFRPGKWDPAAWPIYDNARTLILSMEKVIEDEETQVNGLMVIMEASGLTANHAYHIGPRYASTMTNIIQEAFPARIKGMHFVNESAVLDGIFAVIRPFMKEKLKQRIRMHGNVYETLHALTGTEVLPTELGGDGGPLEEMAKEWKEKLQSYEDAMVESNKFGMLKMGELDVGRARQDSCMKQWLRSSFFYWKCG from the exons ATGGCCGACATCAAGACACCGCAGGAGAAGTACGTGTGCACCCTCAGCCCTGCTCTGCAGAAGAAGGCAGAAACTGAACTGAACGAGAAGTCAGCCTGGAGGGACCGCGACATCCAAGCACTGCGGGACATGATCAGCGCCCGGCCCGACTTGAATGCCCGCACAGACGATGGTTTCCTGCTACGTTTCTTACGGGCGAGGAAGTTTGACTATGACCGTGCCTTTAAATTGTTAGAAAACTATTACCAAGTTAGGGCCAATACTCCTGAGATCTTTGAGAAATTTCTACCATCAGCAATAACACATGTGCTGGACAAGTCCATTGTCACAGCACTGCCAGGCAGGGACAAGGAAGGGAGGAAGCTGCTTATCTTCAGGCCAG GAAAGTGGGACCCAGCCGCCTGGCCTATCTATGACAACGCCAGAACCCTCATTCTGTCCATGGAGAAAGTTATAGAG GATGAAGAGACACAAGTCAATGGTCTGATGGTCATTATGGAAGCGTCCGGCCTTACAGCAAACCATGCCTACCACATTGGCCCGAGGTATGCCAGCACAATGACCAACATCATTCAG GAGGCCTTCCCAGCTAGAATTAAGGGCATGCACTTTGTGAACGAGTCAGCCGTTCTGGACGGCATCTTTGCTGTCATTCGTCCCTTCATGAAGGAGAAATTGAAGCAAAGG ATAAGGATGCACGGTAATGTGTATGAGACCCTACATGCGCTGACAGGCACCGAGGTCCTACCCACGGAGCTCGGGGGAGATGGAGGTCCGCTGGAGGAAATGGCCAAGGAATGGAAGGAGAAGTTACAGAGCTATGAAGATGCAATGGTGGAGAGTAACAAGTTTGGCATGTTGAAGATGGGGGAACTAG ATGTTGGCAGAGCGAGGCAGGACAGCTGTATGAAGCAGTGGCTGCGCTCCTCCTTTTTCTACTGGAAGTGTGGATGA